A single Euzebya sp. DNA region contains:
- the tsaE gene encoding tRNA (adenosine(37)-N6)-threonylcarbamoyltransferase complex ATPase subunit type 1 TsaE — translation MRNQARITIGHKLELITTTPEETKLLAGRLAAVLQPGDVVALTGEIGAGKTCFVQGAAAALGVTARVTSPSFILRKEYRGGRVDVRHLDVYRLESLQEVLDVGFAESGDDHAVTFVEWGDAMAPLLPAEHLEVELRLPPLDGDGAASAAAAGGWTAEPRTVLLTPHGHDWARRLVEVLGDLRPWLAERS, via the coding sequence ATGCGCAACCAGGCGAGGATCACCATCGGTCACAAGCTGGAGCTGATCACCACGACGCCGGAGGAGACGAAGCTCCTCGCGGGTCGGCTCGCCGCCGTCCTGCAGCCGGGCGACGTCGTGGCGCTGACCGGTGAGATCGGTGCCGGCAAGACCTGCTTCGTGCAGGGCGCGGCGGCGGCGCTGGGCGTGACCGCTCGGGTGACCAGCCCGTCGTTCATCCTGCGCAAGGAGTACCGGGGGGGCCGCGTCGACGTGCGCCACCTCGACGTCTACCGGCTGGAGAGCCTGCAGGAGGTGCTCGACGTCGGCTTCGCCGAGTCCGGCGACGACCACGCCGTCACGTTCGTCGAGTGGGGGGATGCGATGGCGCCCCTCCTGCCCGCCGAGCACCTCGAGGTCGAGCTGCGCCTGCCGCCCCTCGACGGCGACGGAGCCGCCTCGGCCGCCGCAGCCGGCGGCTGGACGGCCGAGCCGCGGACCGTGCTGCTGACTCCGCACGGCCACGACTGGGCGCGGCGGTTGGTGGAGGTCCTGGGGGACCTGCGCCCGTGGCTCGCGGAGCGGAGCTGA
- the tsaB gene encoding tRNA (adenosine(37)-N6)-threonylcarbamoyltransferase complex dimerization subunit type 1 TsaB — translation MLVLGIETSTPAASVCLGTDKGVVASAAIGPGLPELARAHGAFVAPAIRYCLDTAGVDASAVNGVAVSLGPGLFTGMRVGITTAQAFAHARSLPMVGLASLDLLAFPHRHVRRQLCSVIDARRGELFWATYKSVHGGVQRLGEFRRGRPDVLAAELEATTEDTLCVGEGAVQHRGLLESAGADVAEGSVHPDARALVALAMGRFIREETRRPEELTPIYLRQADAQIGWAKRGALHGGTAGPP, via the coding sequence GTGCTGGTCCTCGGCATCGAGACCTCCACCCCGGCGGCCAGCGTCTGCCTCGGGACCGACAAGGGCGTCGTCGCCTCCGCGGCGATCGGCCCCGGCCTGCCCGAGCTGGCCCGCGCCCACGGCGCGTTCGTGGCCCCCGCGATCCGCTACTGCCTCGACACCGCCGGCGTCGACGCCTCGGCGGTGAACGGCGTGGCCGTCTCCCTCGGCCCCGGCCTGTTCACCGGCATGCGGGTGGGGATCACCACCGCCCAGGCGTTCGCCCACGCGCGCAGCCTGCCGATGGTCGGTCTCGCATCCCTCGACCTGCTCGCCTTCCCCCACCGCCACGTCCGTCGGCAGCTGTGCAGCGTCATCGACGCGCGGCGCGGCGAGCTGTTCTGGGCGACGTACAAGTCGGTCCACGGCGGCGTGCAGCGCCTGGGCGAGTTCCGGCGCGGCCGTCCCGACGTGCTGGCGGCCGAGCTCGAGGCCACGACGGAGGACACGCTGTGCGTCGGGGAGGGCGCCGTGCAGCACCGGGGGCTCCTCGAGAGCGCCGGCGCGGACGTCGCCGAGGGATCGGTCCACCCCGACGCGCGGGCCCTGGTCGCGCTCGCGATGGGCCGGTTCATCCGGGAGGAGACCCGACGTCCCGAGGAGCTGACGCCGATCTACCTCCGCCAGGCCGACGCCCAGATCGGCTGGGCCAAGCGGGGCGCGCTGCACGGCGGGACGGCGGGCCCCCCATGA